Proteins encoded together in one Columba livia isolate bColLiv1 breed racing homer chromosome 3, bColLiv1.pat.W.v2, whole genome shotgun sequence window:
- the FZD3 gene encoding frizzled-3: MAGTWMLRYLWLLDVLLGHTRGHSLFSCEPIILRMCQDLPYNTTFMPNLLNHYDQQTAALAMEPFHPMVNLECSRDFRPFLCALYAPVCMEYGRVTLPCRRLCQRAFSECSKLMEMFGVSWPEDMECTRFPDCDEPYPRLVDLNLAGEPTEEAPMAVQRDYGFWCPRELKIDPDLGYSFLRVRDCSPPCPNMYFRREELSFARYFIGVISIVCLSATLFTFLTFLIDVTRFRYPERPIIFYAVCYMMVSLIFFIGFLLEDRVACNASSPAQYKASTVTQGSHNKACTMLFMVLYFFTMAGSVWWVILTITWFLAAVPKWGSEAIEKKALLFHASAWGIPGTLTIILLAMNKIEGDNISGVCFVGLYDVDALRYFVLAPLCLYVVVGVSLLLAGIISLNRVRIEIPLEKENQDKLVKFMIRIGVFSVLYLVPLLVVIGCYFYEQAYRGVWETTWIQERCREYHIPCPYQVTQMSRPDLILFLMKYLMALVVGIPSVFWVGSKKTCFEWASFFHGRRKKEVVNESRQVLQEPDFAQSLLRDPNTPIIRKSRGTSTQGTSTHASSTQLAMLDDQRSKAGSVHSKVSSYHGSLHRSRDGRYTPCSYRGVEERLPHGSMSRLTDHSRHSSSHRLNEQSRHSSIRDLSTNPMTHITHGTSMNRVIEEDGTSA; encoded by the exons ccttTCCATCCCATGGTGAATCTGGAATGCTCCCGTGATTTCCGCCCGTTCCTGTGCGCCCTCTATGCCCCGGTGTGCATGGAGTACGGCCGGGTCACGCTCCCGTGCCGCCGGCTCTGCCAGAGAGCGTTCAGCGAGTGCTCCAAGCTCATGGAGATGTTTGGGGTCTCTTGGCCCGAGGATATGGAGTGCACAAG aTTCCCAGATTGTGATGAGCCGTATCCTCGCCTCGTCGACCTCAATTTAGCTGGGGAGCCCACAGAAGAGGCCCCAATGGCTGTACAGAGGGATTATGGTTTTTGGTGTCCTCGGGAGTTGAAAATAGACCCTGATCTGGGTTACTCTTTCCTGAGGGTACGGGACTGTTCCCCTCCTTGCCCAAACATGTACTTTCGACGTGAAGAACTCTCCTTCGCTCGCTACTTCATCGGCGTCATCTCCATCGTCTGCCTTTCCGCTACCTTGTTCAcctttttaacttttctgaTTGACGTCACAAGATTTCGCTACCCGGAAAGACCCATCATATTTTACGCCGTCTGCTACATGATGGTGTcgttaattttcttcattggCTTCCTGCTTGAAGACAGGGTAGCGTGTAACgcctccagccctgcccagtACAAGGCGTCCACGGTGACCCAGGGCTCTCACAACAAAGCCTGCACCATGCTCTTCATGGTGCTCTATTTCTTCACCATGGCCGGCAGCGTTTGGTGGGTCATTCTCACCATCACCTGGTTCCTGGCGGCGGTGCCGAAATGGGGCAGCGAAGCCATCGAGAAGAAAGCATTGCTCTTCCACGCCAGCGCCTGGGGCATTCCGGGAACTCTCACCATCATCCTCTTAGCCATGAATAAAATCGAAGGTGACAATATTAGCGGCGTATGTTTTGTCGGCCTCTATGATGTGGATGCGTTGAGATACTTTGTCCTCGCACCTCTCTGCCTGTATGTTGTTGTCGGAGTTTCCCTCCTGCTAGCTGGCATTATCTCTCTCAATCGGGTCCGCATTGAAATCCCGTTAGAAAAAGAGAACCAGGACAAACTGGTGAAGTTCATGATCCGGATTGGCGTGTTCAGTGTTCTGTACCTCGTGCCACTGTTGGTTGTAATTGGCTGCTATTTCTATGAGCAGGCTTATCGCGGCGTGTGGGAGACGACGTGGATTCAGGAACGCTGCAGAGAATATCACATCCCGTGTCCCTATCAG GTCACTCAGATGAGTCGTCCGGATTTGATTCTCTTTCTCATGAAGTATCTCATGGCCCTGGTGGTCGGGATACCCTCTGTCTTCTGGGTCGGAAGCAAGAAGACCTGTTTTGAGTGGGCGAGCTTCTTCCACGGACGCAGGAAAAAAGA AGTTGTAAATGAGAGTCGCCAGGTGCTGCAAGAGCCGGACTTCGCTCAGTCTCTTCTGCGAGATCCCAACACCCCCATCATCCGCAAGTCCCGAGGCACTTCCACCCAGGGCACCTCCACTCACGCCTCCTCCACCCAGCTGGCCATGCTGGACGACCAGAGGAGCAAGGCCGGCAGCGTCCACAGCAAAGTGAGCAGCTACCATGGCAGCCTGCACCGATCGCGCGACGGCCG GTACACTCCGTGCAGCTACAGAGGCGTGGAGGAGCGACTACCTCACGGCAGCATGTCCCGGCTGACCGACCACTccaggcacagcagctcccaccGGCTCAACGAGCAGTCACGCCACAGCAGCATCAGGGACCTCAGCACCAACCCCATGACACACATCACACATGGGACCAGCATGAACCGCGTCATCGAGGAGGACGGCACCAGCGCTTGA